One window of Atribacter laminatus genomic DNA carries:
- a CDS encoding class I fructose-bisphosphate aldolase, giving the protein MDAGIKLRMSRLFNADTGKSVIIAIDHGIEGVPKGLEDPMAKTEELLQSGIDALLLNPGLFRRVCKFWKRRNDPGVILAADYFISTTVPGRKAEAEEYRKILEIEDAIQLGADAIKMILVFGQRDLKLYAYNLEIVAAAIQKAHRCFGLPVMLETVLWGITSTKEELGSIQVLRDMMRIAVELGADILKLPSLGTYEEMAQMIQWSPVPVTVLGGQTHPDFKCVIEGVKKTIKAGACGIVFGRNVWQRDDLKEAVKALQIAVHSS; this is encoded by the coding sequence ATGGATGCAGGGATTAAACTTCGGATGAGCAGACTGTTTAATGCTGATACTGGTAAATCAGTAATTATTGCAATCGACCACGGAATCGAGGGTGTTCCTAAGGGTCTTGAGGATCCAATGGCAAAAACTGAAGAACTTTTACAATCGGGAATTGATGCTTTGTTACTTAATCCAGGCTTATTTAGACGTGTATGTAAATTCTGGAAACGTAGGAATGATCCTGGAGTCATACTAGCTGCTGACTATTTTATATCTACAACCGTTCCAGGTAGAAAAGCGGAAGCAGAAGAATATCGTAAGATTTTAGAAATAGAGGATGCAATACAACTTGGTGCGGACGCCATAAAAATGATCTTGGTTTTTGGTCAGCGTGACCTGAAACTTTATGCATACAACCTGGAAATCGTAGCCGCTGCAATACAAAAAGCACATCGTTGTTTCGGATTACCCGTGATGTTAGAAACGGTACTATGGGGCATAACTTCAACTAAAGAAGAGCTCGGGAGCATACAAGTACTTCGAGATATGATGCGGATAGCTGTAGAGTTGGGAGCAGATATTTTGAAATTACCTTCATTGGGAACCTATGAAGAAATGGCACAAATGATTCAATGGTCACCAGTTCCTGTAACAGTTTTAGGAGGTCAAACTCATCCTGATTTCAAATGCGTGATTGAAGGTGTTAAAAAAACAATTAAAGCAGGAGCCTGTGGCATTGTGTTCGGTAGAAATGTTTGGCAGCGAGACGATCTGAAAGAAGCTGTAAAAGCT
- a CDS encoding zinc-binding dehydrogenase has translation MKEVKLFGIKDLRIVESPIPIIEPDEILVRVRACGICPTEIRKFTTPNYKPIPFPVNPGHEWTGDIVEVGSKVEDFKVGSRIVAEGEGGYAEFAKITASNLKYTQQLPDNVSYEEGTFVEPLADCLHAVRERAKVIAGDKVVVVGAGPMGLSIIAVAARSGGNVMAIEPVKIRRNFAHEFGAEVVIDPNSDSIENSVLAWTNGRRADVCLATVGIPHVIESCIKLVGERGRVVLFGGGGAGQTINIDPNWIHYKEISVIGSEWIGVGGKEEKDLYRIATEWISEGKISVNQLISHRFPMNEIHNAYKLIMSGQAMKVILQMNKQ, from the coding sequence ATGAAGGAAGTAAAGCTTTTTGGAATAAAAGACTTACGAATAGTCGAATCACCTATTCCAATTATCGAACCTGATGAAATCCTCGTAAGGGTTCGTGCATGTGGAATATGTCCAACTGAAATAAGAAAATTTACAACGCCTAACTATAAACCAATTCCTTTCCCAGTAAATCCTGGCCATGAATGGACAGGAGATATTGTTGAAGTTGGATCTAAGGTTGAGGATTTCAAGGTTGGTTCGCGTATAGTTGCAGAAGGTGAAGGCGGATATGCAGAATTTGCCAAGATTACAGCTTCAAACCTTAAATATACTCAACAATTGCCAGATAATGTCAGTTACGAAGAAGGAACTTTTGTTGAGCCTCTTGCAGATTGCCTTCATGCGGTTAGAGAGCGTGCCAAAGTTATAGCGGGAGACAAAGTGGTTGTTGTGGGAGCTGGCCCGATGGGGCTAAGCATAATAGCGGTAGCCGCACGCTCTGGAGGCAATGTTATGGCGATAGAACCAGTCAAAATAAGACGTAATTTTGCCCATGAATTTGGAGCTGAAGTGGTTATTGATCCTAATTCTGATTCAATAGAGAATTCAGTTTTAGCTTGGACAAATGGTCGAAGAGCCGATGTGTGCCTTGCTACAGTGGGAATACCCCATGTTATAGAATCATGTATAAAGCTGGTTGGAGAGCGCGGAAGAGTTGTGCTTTTTGGTGGTGGTGGTGCTGGGCAAACCATAAATATAGACCCAAATTGGATCCATTATAAAGAAATATCGGTTATAGGTAGCGAGTGGATTGGTGTAGGCGGAAAAGAAGAGAAAGATTTATATCGAATCGCTACTGAGTGGATATCCGAAGGAAAAATCTCTGTGAACCAATTAATTTCACATCGTTTTCCAATGAACGAGATACATAATGCCTATAAATTAATAATGAGTGGACAAGCCATGAAAGTCATTCTTCAAATGAATAAACAATAA
- a CDS encoding FGGY-family carbohydrate kinase encodes MLLIGVDIGTSSTKGVLVDESGRIIASHLVFHSVNRPQPTWAEQDADQVWWGGFVAVVRSLMSQAPKRSKIAGIGVSGTCPTLLPVDYNGKPLRPGILYSIDRRAIEEINEINSKVGPKEILESSGNVLSTQCIGPKMLWLMRHEPQLYKRTKWFLGTNGYVVLRLTGVACWDHFSAGDGGYGYDFSNCKWDVDALNRMGIDFSLLPQLRWSTELVGTVISDAARETGLPEGTPVIAGVGDAAAEMVSTGVIEDGSLVLLYGSSLVTMSSVRKPYVSSGFILTPGLEPDNYFVSSVLGTGCALIEWLRNVLNWNDRVPDYDLLENEAMLVKPGSNDLIIIPYLTGQRSPEVNPNMFGAILGINQSHTFGHLYRASLEGMAFALRYSLSKLEKAGLLKDYEIVAGGGGSKSELWTQIVTNVCRREQKLISGSVQAPIGSAFLAGKAVGIFSSENLKKWVTYQKTIRVQKNMADIYDHSYGLFMKYLGLLAQNI; translated from the coding sequence TTGCTTCTGATTGGAGTAGACATAGGCACATCGTCAACCAAGGGAGTCTTGGTTGACGAAAGTGGAAGAATAATTGCATCTCATCTTGTATTCCATAGTGTAAATAGACCTCAACCGACTTGGGCGGAACAGGACGCCGATCAAGTTTGGTGGGGTGGTTTTGTAGCTGTTGTGCGTTCTCTTATGTCTCAAGCTCCTAAGCGATCGAAAATTGCCGGTATAGGTGTTAGCGGAACATGCCCTACACTGTTACCCGTAGATTACAACGGAAAACCACTTCGTCCAGGAATTCTCTATAGTATTGATCGCCGTGCTATTGAAGAAATCAATGAGATTAATTCAAAAGTTGGTCCAAAGGAAATCTTAGAAAGTAGTGGCAATGTTTTATCCACTCAATGTATTGGGCCAAAAATGTTGTGGTTAATGCGTCATGAACCTCAGTTATACAAAAGAACAAAATGGTTCTTAGGGACAAATGGTTATGTTGTTTTGCGTTTAACTGGAGTGGCTTGTTGGGATCACTTCTCTGCTGGTGATGGCGGCTATGGGTATGATTTTAGTAATTGTAAGTGGGATGTCGATGCTCTCAACAGAATGGGCATTGACTTCTCCTTACTTCCACAATTGCGTTGGTCTACAGAATTGGTTGGTACCGTAATAAGTGATGCCGCTCGTGAAACAGGTTTACCAGAAGGAACTCCTGTTATTGCTGGCGTTGGGGATGCAGCAGCTGAAATGGTAAGCACAGGAGTCATAGAAGATGGATCCCTCGTACTTTTGTATGGTTCTTCTTTGGTGACGATGTCCTCGGTACGGAAACCATATGTTTCTTCGGGTTTCATATTAACACCAGGGTTAGAACCAGATAATTATTTTGTAAGTAGTGTACTCGGAACTGGATGTGCATTAATCGAATGGTTGAGAAATGTTCTCAATTGGAATGATCGTGTACCTGATTATGATTTATTAGAAAATGAAGCTATGCTTGTTAAGCCTGGTAGTAATGATTTGATAATCATCCCCTATTTGACTGGACAGAGAAGCCCTGAAGTAAATCCTAACATGTTTGGTGCGATCCTAGGAATCAATCAAAGCCATACCTTTGGACATTTATACCGCGCATCACTGGAAGGAATGGCATTTGCTCTACGCTATAGTCTTTCTAAACTAGAAAAAGCAGGATTGCTTAAGGATTATGAGATTGTTGCTGGAGGTGGGGGCAGTAAGAGCGAACTTTGGACACAAATAGTTACCAACGTATGTCGACGTGAGCAAAAACTTATTTCTGGATCAGTACAAGCCCCAATCGGATCAGCATTTTTAGCTGGAAAAGCTGTGGGAATATTTTCGTCTGAAAACTTAAAAAAATGGGTAACTTACCAAAAAACAATAAGAGTTCAAAAAAATATGGCGGATATTTATGATCATTCTTATGGTCTGTTTATGAAATACTTGGGTCTTCTAGCTCAAAATATTTAA
- a CDS encoding family 10 glycosylhydrolase codes for MSLKEGRALWVETQQDEILKGGFNAKGVKQIVDDSKYLGVNMLLWLVKARMANTAPALWYPSEIGLSHEACYDYDSFGDVIKMSHDVGIEVHAYFSIFTEGDIGAKAVRGKLPQLAQHPEWAVVDRKGRRSEFVCASHLGYREYLGSLVQEVIEKYPVDGINIDFIRYPRSVCFCDNCRKNIKERFNLTMDQTVDLLNAKGFDSLDPEALATALDRAGSVINYYNQNVHDTVEYLHNVVKANSINVKLSAAVFPNPRTAPSQVYCDWIGFSKFLDFVCPMVYWYSPEYYRQTIERLRASIPERTKLYPGISALGIPHPLAGENINFLSKAPDMNYVAKLIDIAREVNTPGIAIFQYGTIFDHKPGAYTGKKWGTPVVGDLQLLRQRFVEKAIPAHAN; via the coding sequence ATGTCACTTAAAGAAGGACGAGCTTTATGGGTTGAAACACAGCAAGATGAAATTTTAAAAGGAGGCTTTAATGCTAAAGGCGTAAAGCAGATTGTTGATGACTCAAAATACTTGGGAGTAAATATGCTCCTCTGGCTTGTAAAAGCTCGTATGGCAAACACCGCTCCTGCGTTATGGTATCCTAGCGAAATCGGTTTAAGTCATGAAGCCTGTTATGATTACGACAGCTTTGGTGATGTAATTAAGATGTCACATGATGTTGGAATTGAGGTTCACGCTTATTTTTCAATATTTACCGAGGGTGATATTGGGGCAAAAGCCGTAAGGGGCAAATTACCTCAATTAGCCCAGCACCCTGAATGGGCTGTCGTAGATAGAAAAGGACGTCGTAGCGAGTTCGTTTGTGCAAGTCATTTGGGATATCGTGAATATCTTGGTTCACTCGTTCAGGAAGTCATCGAAAAGTACCCAGTTGATGGAATTAATATTGACTTCATTCGTTATCCTCGTTCAGTATGTTTCTGTGACAACTGCAGGAAAAACATTAAAGAGCGATTCAACCTAACCATGGACCAGACGGTTGATTTGCTTAATGCTAAAGGTTTTGACTCCTTGGATCCTGAGGCTTTGGCAACTGCTTTAGATAGGGCTGGATCGGTAATTAATTATTACAACCAGAATGTTCATGATACTGTGGAATACCTTCATAATGTGGTTAAAGCTAATTCAATTAATGTTAAATTATCTGCTGCAGTATTCCCAAATCCTAGAACTGCTCCAAGCCAAGTTTACTGTGACTGGATTGGATTCTCGAAGTTTCTTGATTTCGTGTGTCCAATGGTTTATTGGTACTCACCAGAATATTATAGACAAACAATTGAAAGACTCCGAGCTTCAATACCCGAAAGAACTAAATTGTATCCAGGGATATCTGCACTTGGCATACCACATCCTTTAGCGGGAGAAAATATTAATTTTCTATCAAAAGCACCAGATATGAATTATGTAGCCAAACTAATTGATATTGCTCGTGAAGTTAATACACCTGGGATTGCAATTTTCCAATATGGCACAATTTTTGATCATAAACCCGGAGCTTATACGGGAAAAAAATGGGGAACCCCTGTGGTTGGCGATCTCCAATTACTCCGTCAGCGATTTGTTGAAAAGGCGATACCGGCTCACGCTAACTGA